A genomic window from Flavobacterium hankyongi includes:
- a CDS encoding glycoside hydrolase family 97 protein, which produces MFKNFVSVVILFLSFFGLQAQELVSPNGNFKMKFALESDGTPTYQLFLKNKEVIKKSKLGLELKNDKKSLLNDFTVSETKESTFNETWKPVWGEETAIQNQYNELLLTLKQNQTDRQVIVRFRLFNEGLGFRYEFPEQKNLTYFVLKEERTEFAMTGNHTAFWIPGDYDTQEYDYTESKLSEIRGLFKKAVTDNASQKQFSDTGVQTSLMMKTADGLYINIHEAALINYSCMSLNLDDVTFVFQSHLTPDSKGDKGHLQAPCVSPWRTIIVSADARDVLASRMTLNLNEPCKIEDTSWIKPVKYVGVWWEMITGKSSWSYTDEVPSVQLGITDFSKTKPNGKHAANTKHVKEYIDFAALHGFDAVLVEGWNEGWEDWFGHEKDYVFDFVTPYPDFDVKGIHEYAKSKGIKMIMHHETSGSTRNYERHLDKAFQFMNDNGYEAAKTGYVGNILPVGEHHYSQSILNHYQYVIEKAADYKIMINGHEAVRPTGICRTYPNMIGNESARGTEFQAFGGSKANHTTILPFTRLMGGPMDYTPGIFEMDIAKLNPNNNSHVNTTLANQLGLYVVMYSPLQMAADLPENYNRFLDAFQFIKDVPVEWATSKYLEAEPGYYITIARKDKNSNDWFVGNSNGYNARTATVNFDFLEKGKKYEATIYADADNADYKTNPQAYKITKQKVTNKTKLFLKTAAGGGFGISIKKIN; this is translated from the coding sequence ATGTTTAAAAATTTTGTTTCAGTAGTTATACTGTTTTTGTCATTTTTTGGTTTGCAGGCTCAGGAGCTGGTTTCTCCTAACGGAAATTTCAAAATGAAATTTGCCTTAGAAAGTGATGGAACACCTACTTATCAACTTTTTTTAAAGAATAAAGAAGTTATTAAAAAAAGTAAGTTAGGATTGGAATTAAAAAATGATAAAAAATCGTTGCTGAATGATTTTACGGTTTCGGAAACCAAAGAAAGTACGTTCAATGAAACTTGGAAACCAGTTTGGGGAGAAGAAACGGCTATTCAAAATCAGTACAACGAATTGTTGCTAACACTGAAACAAAATCAAACTGACAGACAAGTCATTGTTCGTTTCCGATTATTCAATGAAGGATTGGGTTTCCGATATGAATTTCCAGAGCAGAAAAATCTAACCTATTTTGTGCTGAAAGAAGAACGTACCGAATTTGCCATGACAGGCAATCATACCGCGTTTTGGATTCCGGGCGATTATGATACACAGGAATACGATTATACCGAAAGCAAACTTTCTGAAATTAGAGGTTTGTTTAAAAAAGCAGTCACTGACAACGCATCACAAAAACAATTTTCAGATACTGGTGTGCAAACTTCACTGATGATGAAAACCGCCGATGGCTTATATATCAACATCCATGAAGCAGCGTTAATTAATTATTCGTGCATGAGTTTGAATTTAGATGATGTAACCTTCGTGTTTCAATCGCATTTAACACCCGATTCAAAGGGAGATAAAGGACATTTGCAAGCGCCTTGTGTTTCGCCTTGGCGTACGATTATTGTGAGTGCTGATGCTCGTGATGTATTGGCTTCCCGTATGACCTTAAACTTAAATGAACCCTGTAAAATTGAAGATACATCTTGGATTAAACCAGTTAAATATGTTGGTGTTTGGTGGGAAATGATTACAGGGAAAAGCTCTTGGTCGTATACAGATGAGGTTCCTTCGGTACAATTAGGAATTACCGATTTTTCTAAAACAAAACCAAACGGAAAACACGCTGCCAATACAAAACATGTAAAAGAGTATATCGATTTTGCAGCCTTGCACGGATTTGATGCGGTTTTAGTGGAAGGTTGGAACGAAGGTTGGGAAGACTGGTTTGGCCATGAAAAAGATTATGTTTTTGATTTCGTAACACCTTATCCCGATTTTGATGTGAAAGGCATTCATGAATATGCAAAATCTAAAGGAATCAAAATGATTATGCATCACGAAACTTCGGGTTCCACCAGAAATTACGAGCGTCATTTAGACAAAGCATTTCAATTTATGAATGATAATGGGTACGAAGCTGCTAAAACAGGTTATGTAGGTAATATTTTGCCAGTTGGAGAACACCATTACAGCCAATCGATTTTAAATCACTATCAATATGTGATTGAAAAAGCGGCCGATTATAAAATTATGATTAATGGGCACGAAGCCGTTCGTCCAACCGGAATTTGCAGAACGTATCCGAATATGATTGGAAATGAATCTGCCCGCGGAACCGAATTCCAGGCCTTTGGTGGTTCAAAAGCAAATCATACTACCATTTTGCCTTTCACAAGATTAATGGGCGGGCCTATGGATTATACACCTGGTATTTTCGAAATGGACATTGCCAAACTAAATCCAAATAACAATTCTCATGTCAATACAACTTTAGCAAATCAGTTAGGGTTGTATGTGGTAATGTACAGTCCGTTGCAAATGGCGGCCGATTTACCTGAAAATTACAATAGATTTTTAGATGCGTTCCAATTCATCAAAGATGTTCCTGTAGAATGGGCAACGTCAAAATATTTGGAAGCTGAGCCAGGGTATTACATCACTATTGCTAGAAAAGATAAAAATTCAAATGATTGGTTTGTTGGGAATTCAAACGGTTATAATGCCAGAACAGCAACGGTAAATTTTGACTTTTTAGAAAAAGGTAAAAAATATGAAGCTACTATTTATGCTGATGCCGATAACGCCGATTATAAAACCAATCCACAAGCGTATAAAATCACAAAACAAAAAGTAACCAACAAAACAAAATTATTTTTGAAAACAGCTGCAGGTGGAGGTTTCGGAATCAGTATTAAAAAAATAAATTAA
- a CDS encoding glycerophosphodiester phosphodiesterase — MLKIGHRGAKGYVAENTIDSFKEAFLLGADGIELDVQLSEDGEVVVIHDKTVDRTIANASGVVRHFTSDELWRLGDVPTLNKVLHWLPRNKFINIEIKDKKAAHPTVLLIDNFTLNSDLLYKNIVVSSFDWEILKVVSALEPMTKIGVLTEDNLEATFDFAKEIKAFSVNVDYKLLTPEFIEKSHQNKLQIHAWTVNSPEDITFVKNLGVDAIISDFPDRL; from the coding sequence ATGCTGAAAATAGGACATAGAGGCGCCAAGGGCTACGTCGCCGAAAATACTATAGATTCATTTAAAGAAGCATTTTTGCTAGGGGCTGATGGCATCGAGCTTGATGTTCAATTGTCTGAAGATGGAGAAGTTGTGGTTATTCACGACAAAACTGTCGATAGAACCATAGCAAATGCTTCAGGCGTGGTACGTCATTTTACCTCAGATGAGTTATGGCGTTTAGGAGATGTTCCTACTTTAAATAAAGTGTTGCATTGGTTGCCCAGAAATAAGTTTATTAATATTGAAATTAAAGATAAAAAGGCAGCACATCCAACTGTTCTTTTGATAGATAACTTTACCCTTAACAGTGATTTGTTGTACAAAAACATTGTTGTTTCGAGTTTTGATTGGGAAATTTTAAAAGTAGTAAGCGCTTTGGAACCTATGACTAAAATAGGTGTTTTAACCGAAGACAACTTGGAAGCTACTTTCGATTTTGCCAAAGAAATCAAAGCTTTTAGCGTCAATGTTGATTACAAATTGCTTACCCCAGAATTTATTGAAAAATCACACCAAAATAAACTTCAAATTCATGCTTGGACTGTAAATTCGCCCGAAGATATTACCTTTGTCAAAAATCTTGGCGTCGATGCCATTATTTCTGATTTCCCAGATAGATTATGA
- a CDS encoding glycoside hydrolase family 13 protein, which produces MKKLIYILTTLFTASLFAQIDRVEPPFWYEGMNKSEVQVMFYGKNIAQNSVSVSNNVVITSITKTENPNYLFVTIDAKNVKAQQLQFTFANGKKTFKRNYEIKARKENSALRKSFDASDVMYLLMPDRFANGNLNNDSSSELQEKANRSLPGGRHGGDIQGIINNLDYIKELGATAIWSTPLCEDNDKGYSYHTYGQSDVYKIDARYGTNEEYKQLAAEMHKKDLKLVMDYVTNHWGAEHWMFKDMPTYDWFHQFPGYAQSNYRMITQYDTNGSQRDAKYCMDGWFVPSMPDLNQSNPLVLNYLIQNAIWWIEYADLDGFRVDTYSYNDKEGIAKWTKAITDEYPYFNIVGEVWMHDQAQISYWQKDSPIAKIQNYNSHLPSVMDFTLHDVFGNVFNEDKADWGNGTIKFYENFANDFLYANPNNLLLFLENHDTGRFNEIYKNDFKKYQLGLTLLATMRGIPQIYYGSEIGMAGDKVKGDADIRQDFPGGWNGDGNNAFSASGRTEIQKQYFDFSKKLFNWRKSKSVIHSGKLTHYIPENNVYVYFRHTNSESVMVVINNAADNQKINLSRFEENLKGFTSGHDVLSDKNVELKTELLLDAKSSMIIELKK; this is translated from the coding sequence ATGAAAAAACTAATCTACATATTAACCACTCTATTCACAGCATCACTTTTTGCTCAAATCGATAGAGTTGAACCTCCATTTTGGTACGAAGGCATGAATAAAAGTGAAGTGCAGGTCATGTTTTATGGAAAAAACATAGCCCAAAATTCGGTTTCCGTTTCTAATAATGTGGTAATTACTAGTATAACAAAAACTGAAAATCCAAATTACCTTTTTGTAACGATTGATGCCAAAAATGTGAAAGCACAGCAATTGCAATTTACGTTTGCAAATGGTAAAAAAACATTCAAAAGAAATTACGAAATCAAAGCTAGAAAAGAAAATTCGGCCTTACGTAAAAGTTTTGACGCTTCGGATGTGATGTATTTATTAATGCCGGACCGATTTGCCAACGGAAATCTAAACAATGATTCTTCGTCTGAATTACAGGAAAAAGCCAACAGAAGTTTGCCTGGCGGAAGACACGGTGGTGACATTCAGGGAATCATCAACAATTTAGATTATATTAAAGAATTAGGCGCAACTGCTATTTGGAGCACACCACTTTGTGAAGATAATGACAAGGGTTATTCGTATCATACCTATGGTCAATCGGATGTGTATAAAATAGATGCACGTTATGGAACCAATGAAGAATACAAGCAGTTGGCTGCTGAAATGCATAAAAAAGACTTGAAATTAGTTATGGACTATGTAACCAATCATTGGGGAGCAGAGCACTGGATGTTCAAAGACATGCCTACCTATGATTGGTTTCATCAGTTTCCGGGATATGCACAAAGCAATTACCGAATGATTACGCAATACGATACAAACGGTTCTCAGCGTGATGCTAAATATTGTATGGACGGATGGTTTGTCCCTTCAATGCCCGATTTGAACCAGTCAAATCCATTAGTGCTAAATTATTTAATTCAAAATGCGATTTGGTGGATAGAATATGCCGATTTAGATGGTTTTCGCGTAGATACGTATTCCTATAATGATAAAGAAGGCATCGCCAAATGGACAAAAGCCATTACCGATGAATATCCTTATTTTAATATCGTAGGAGAAGTTTGGATGCATGATCAAGCTCAAATATCCTATTGGCAAAAAGACAGCCCGATTGCTAAAATTCAAAACTATAATTCACACTTGCCAAGCGTGATGGATTTTACCTTACATGATGTTTTTGGAAATGTTTTTAATGAAGACAAAGCCGACTGGGGCAATGGAACAATTAAATTCTATGAAAATTTTGCGAATGATTTCTTGTATGCTAATCCGAATAATTTATTACTTTTTTTAGAAAATCACGATACCGGTCGTTTTAATGAAATTTATAAGAATGATTTCAAAAAATATCAGTTGGGTCTGACGCTTTTGGCAACTATGCGCGGCATTCCGCAAATCTATTACGGTTCAGAAATTGGAATGGCAGGAGATAAAGTCAAAGGCGATGCAGATATTCGTCAGGATTTTCCAGGCGGTTGGAATGGTGATGGCAACAATGCTTTTTCTGCCTCGGGTAGAACCGAAATACAAAAGCAATATTTCGATTTTTCAAAGAAATTATTCAATTGGAGAAAATCAAAATCGGTAATACATTCAGGAAAACTGACGCATTATATTCCGGAAAACAATGTTTATGTTTATTTTCGCCATACCAATAGTGAATCTGTAATGGTTGTAATTAATAATGCAGCCGATAATCAGAAAATCAATTTATCTCGATTTGAAGAAAATTTAAAAGGATTTACTTCTGGACACGATGTGCTTTCGGATAAGAATGTTGAACTTAAAACCGAATTATTACTAGACGCTAAGTCATCAATGATAATCGAATTAAAAAAATAG
- the pgmB gene encoding beta-phosphoglucomutase, whose translation MSKKAFIFDLDGVIVDTAKYHFMAWQKLADSLDILFTPEHNEELKGVSRVRSLEIILGLGNVTATEEEKQKWLTQKNEDYLSYIEKMDDSEILPDVRETLEFIKEKGQGIALGSASKNARPILEKVGLLHFFDVIVDGNDVTNAKPDPEVFVRASKLLGVSNEDAIVFEDSVAGIQAANIAGMLSIGIGEKSVLKEAKYCFPNFLHMDTSFIETLIKN comes from the coding sequence ATGAGTAAAAAAGCTTTCATATTCGATTTAGATGGTGTTATTGTCGATACGGCAAAATACCATTTTATGGCTTGGCAAAAATTGGCCGACAGCCTTGATATTTTATTTACGCCAGAACATAATGAAGAATTAAAAGGAGTAAGCAGAGTACGTTCTCTTGAAATAATATTAGGACTTGGGAATGTTACTGCTACAGAAGAAGAGAAGCAAAAGTGGCTAACTCAAAAAAACGAAGATTATCTATCATACATAGAAAAGATGGATGATTCCGAAATTTTGCCAGATGTTAGAGAAACTTTAGAATTTATTAAAGAAAAAGGTCAGGGAATTGCTTTAGGATCGGCAAGTAAAAATGCTAGACCTATACTTGAAAAAGTGGGGTTGCTCCATTTTTTTGATGTTATAGTAGATGGAAATGATGTAACTAACGCCAAACCAGATCCCGAAGTTTTCGTAAGAGCTTCAAAACTGTTAGGAGTTAGTAACGAAGATGCAATTGTCTTCGAAGATTCAGTAGCGGGTATTCAGGCAGCCAATATTGCCGGAATGCTAAGCATTGGAATTGGTGAAAAAAGTGTATTAAAAGAAGCGAAATATTGTTTTCCGAATTTTTTGCACATGGACACTAGTTTCATCGAAACACTGATTAAAAATTAA
- a CDS encoding glycoside hydrolase family 65 protein, which yields MNQDYIIPNNWSIIEEGFDAYRVKSSESLFSIGNGAMGQRANFEETYSGKTFQGSYIAGIYYPDKTKVGWWKNGYPEYFAKVLNAPNWIGINVEVNGENLDLAKCKSVTNFRRELNMKEGIYYRSFEAILQNGIEINVKVTRFLSLDIDELGVIKYEVTPVNSDAKIVFKPYLDGGIENEDTNWEEKFWEPKGIMQGDNQAFVTARTFKTHFIATTFMQNSIYVNDVLQEGIHDNVEESIDKVVFSYEVEVAKGQTTSLQKFGGYTVSTNHPLDNLIPAAQAILTKANALGFDTLAENQKQAWAKIWEMSDITIDGDVKAQQGIRFNIFQLNQTYLGKDSRLNIGPKGFTGEKYGGSTYWDTEAYCIPFYMATKDQQVARNLLAYRYNQLDKAIENAEKLGFKNGAALYPMVTMNGEECHNEWEITFEEIHRNGAIAFAIYNYYRFTGDYSYIPEKGLEVLIGIARFWHQRATYSTKREQYVILGVTGPNEYENNVNNNWYTNYIAKWCINYALEQVEKVKEDYPADYARIMHKVNLQNEEMLSMKEVANKMYFPYSKEHHVYLQQDGFLDKELITVADLDKSQRPINQKWSWDRILRSPYIKQADTLQGFYFFEDHFSKEELERHFDFYEPFTVHESSLSPCVHSIQAAVLGRMEQAYTFYLRTSRLDLDDYNKEVHEGLHITSMAGTWMSIVEGFGGMRVKKGKLTFEPRIPSQWEGYSFKVNFRNSIVKVEVNHQGTNVSVEGDTSLEVIVNGASQLIKN from the coding sequence ATGAACCAAGATTATATTATACCAAATAATTGGTCCATCATTGAGGAAGGATTTGATGCCTATAGAGTAAAATCATCTGAAAGTTTGTTCAGTATTGGAAACGGGGCGATGGGGCAACGTGCTAATTTTGAAGAAACGTATTCAGGTAAAACTTTTCAAGGAAGTTATATTGCTGGAATTTATTATCCAGATAAAACCAAAGTAGGTTGGTGGAAAAACGGCTATCCCGAATATTTTGCCAAAGTACTGAATGCTCCCAATTGGATTGGAATAAACGTTGAGGTGAATGGTGAGAATTTGGATTTGGCTAAATGCAAATCGGTTACCAATTTCCGTCGTGAACTTAACATGAAAGAAGGGATTTATTACCGTTCATTCGAAGCTATTCTACAAAATGGAATAGAAATTAACGTAAAAGTCACTCGTTTTTTATCTTTAGATATAGATGAATTGGGTGTTATTAAATACGAAGTAACACCAGTAAATAGTGATGCTAAAATTGTTTTCAAACCCTATTTAGATGGCGGAATTGAAAACGAAGATACCAACTGGGAAGAAAAATTCTGGGAGCCTAAAGGTATAATGCAAGGCGATAATCAAGCTTTTGTGACGGCTCGAACTTTCAAAACGCATTTTATTGCAACAACTTTCATGCAAAACAGCATCTATGTAAATGATGTTCTGCAAGAAGGAATTCATGATAATGTAGAAGAAAGTATTGATAAAGTTGTTTTTTCTTATGAAGTAGAAGTCGCAAAAGGACAAACGACAAGTCTTCAAAAATTTGGAGGTTATACCGTTTCCACAAATCATCCTTTAGATAATTTAATTCCTGCTGCGCAAGCGATTCTGACTAAAGCAAATGCATTAGGTTTTGATACTTTGGCAGAAAACCAAAAACAAGCCTGGGCAAAAATCTGGGAAATGAGCGACATCACTATCGATGGCGATGTAAAAGCCCAACAAGGAATTCGTTTCAATATTTTCCAATTAAACCAAACCTATTTAGGGAAAGATTCCCGTTTAAACATTGGTCCAAAAGGCTTTACCGGTGAAAAATACGGTGGGTCGACGTATTGGGATACCGAAGCGTATTGTATTCCGTTTTACATGGCGACAAAAGACCAGCAGGTAGCCAGAAATCTTTTGGCATATCGTTATAATCAATTGGATAAAGCCATAGAAAACGCAGAGAAATTAGGCTTTAAAAATGGAGCTGCTTTGTACCCAATGGTTACTATGAACGGCGAAGAATGTCACAACGAATGGGAAATCACTTTTGAAGAAATCCATCGTAACGGTGCTATCGCTTTTGCTATTTACAATTATTACCGATTCACCGGTGATTACAGCTACATTCCAGAAAAAGGATTGGAAGTATTAATTGGAATTGCGCGTTTTTGGCATCAAAGAGCAACTTACTCTACCAAAAGAGAACAATATGTAATTTTGGGAGTTACCGGGCCTAACGAATATGAAAATAACGTAAACAACAACTGGTACACGAATTACATTGCCAAATGGTGTATTAATTATGCTTTGGAACAAGTTGAAAAAGTTAAAGAGGATTATCCAGCTGACTATGCTCGTATCATGCACAAAGTAAACTTGCAAAACGAGGAAATGCTAAGCATGAAAGAAGTCGCAAACAAAATGTATTTTCCGTATTCAAAAGAACATCATGTGTATTTGCAACAAGATGGCTTCTTAGATAAAGAATTGATTACAGTGGCCGATTTAGATAAATCACAACGCCCGATTAACCAAAAATGGTCTTGGGACAGAATTCTGCGTTCGCCGTACATCAAGCAGGCAGACACATTGCAAGGTTTCTATTTCTTTGAAGATCATTTTTCAAAAGAAGAATTAGAGCGTCACTTCGATTTTTATGAACCGTTTACAGTTCATGAAAGTTCCTTGTCACCTTGTGTACACTCGATTCAGGCAGCGGTTTTAGGTCGTATGGAACAAGCTTATACATTCTATTTGCGTACTTCTCGTTTAGATTTAGACGATTACAACAAAGAAGTGCATGAAGGTTTACATATTACTTCTATGGCTGGAACCTGGATGAGTATTGTGGAAGGTTTTGGCGGCATGCGTGTTAAAAAAGGGAAACTAACGTTCGAACCTCGAATTCCATCACAATGGGAAGGGTATTCATTCAAAGTAAATTTCAGAAATTCAATTGTGAAAGTTGAAGTAAACCATCAGGGAACAAATGTTTCGGTTGAAGGAGATACTTCGCTTGAAGTTATCGTAAACGGCGCATCACAGTTAATCAAAAATTAA
- a CDS encoding MFS transporter yields the protein MEKRKLGFWEIWNMSFGFLGIQFGFALQGGFMSRIFQTLGAEPHDIPGLWIAAPLTGLIVQPIIGYLSDNTWSPRFGRRKPYFLIGAILSSFALFFVPYSSALWIAAGFLWILDASINVSMEPFRALVADKLPDSQRSYGFVLQTLIIGIGTWIASNLPWLVNKMGFEDTSAPGVIPEYVKIAFGIGALVFLISILYTVLTTKEYPPKDIETFKAEKKEKNFFGDLFSSLRDMPSTMKKLGVIQFFSWFAFFTMWSMATPALTEHVFNSPAPNKEAFDFAIAGQQEAFDAANKLFQTASDKVGSAMGLYGLSSMAFALLLTFYAAKRSVNRKYIHMFSLVAGGLGFVLMGFIKEQSMLNVCFLLIGLSWGSILSMPYAMLSSSVDENKMGMMMGLFNMFIVIPQIIAALGGVNELSKLFGTTAIAPMLLAGTSLILGGLSNFLITEEKAIKG from the coding sequence ATGGAAAAGCGTAAATTAGGTTTCTGGGAAATTTGGAACATGAGTTTCGGTTTCTTGGGGATACAATTTGGTTTTGCTCTACAGGGAGGATTCATGTCACGAATCTTTCAGACTTTAGGGGCAGAACCGCACGACATACCTGGACTGTGGATTGCAGCACCTTTAACTGGTTTGATAGTTCAACCTATCATTGGGTATTTAAGTGATAATACATGGTCGCCACGCTTTGGTCGCCGTAAGCCTTATTTTTTAATTGGAGCTATTTTAAGCTCATTCGCTTTGTTTTTTGTTCCCTATTCTTCTGCATTATGGATTGCAGCAGGTTTCTTATGGATTCTTGATGCTTCAATAAATGTAAGTATGGAGCCATTTAGGGCTTTGGTCGCTGATAAATTACCAGATTCTCAACGCTCTTACGGATTTGTATTGCAAACATTAATTATTGGTATTGGAACTTGGATTGCTTCTAATTTACCATGGTTAGTGAATAAAATGGGTTTCGAAGACACTTCGGCACCAGGAGTTATTCCTGAGTATGTAAAAATCGCTTTTGGGATAGGTGCTTTGGTTTTTCTAATCAGTATTCTTTATACTGTCTTAACTACTAAAGAGTATCCACCAAAAGACATTGAAACTTTTAAAGCAGAAAAGAAAGAAAAAAACTTCTTTGGAGACCTCTTTTCTTCATTAAGGGATATGCCATCCACTATGAAAAAACTTGGAGTAATTCAGTTTTTTAGTTGGTTTGCTTTTTTTACCATGTGGAGTATGGCTACACCAGCTTTAACGGAACATGTTTTCAATTCACCAGCGCCCAATAAAGAAGCTTTCGATTTTGCAATTGCAGGTCAGCAAGAAGCTTTTGACGCTGCTAATAAACTGTTCCAAACCGCTTCTGATAAAGTAGGTTCTGCAATGGGATTATACGGATTATCATCAATGGCTTTCGCTTTACTATTAACTTTTTATGCGGCTAAAAGAAGCGTGAATAGAAAATACATTCACATGTTTTCTTTAGTTGCAGGAGGTTTAGGATTTGTACTAATGGGATTCATCAAGGAGCAATCTATGCTTAATGTTTGTTTTCTATTGATTGGTTTGTCATGGGGAAGTATTCTATCAATGCCTTATGCCATGCTGTCAAGCTCTGTTGATGAAAACAAAATGGGTATGATGATGGGATTGTTTAATATGTTTATTGTGATTCCTCAAATCATCGCTGCGCTTGGTGGTGTAAATGAACTTTCTAAATTATTTGGAACCACAGCAATCGCTCCGATGTTATTGGCAGGAACCTCACTTATTTTAGGAGGTTTGAGTAATTTTTTAATCACAGAAGAAAAAGCAATTAAGGGATAA
- a CDS encoding alpha-amylase family glycosyl hydrolase, which yields MKKIVISALIITSLVSCKKEVEPKTETAKSDIEAVSPALADNAIIYEANIRQYSPEGTFNAFTQDIPKLKKLGVKILWLMPIYEIGYKNRKAKGDLSIEQITDTIEKQKYLGSPYSVKDYRSVNPNYGTKEDFQKLVKTAHKNGIYVILDWVANHTAWDHPWVTMHNDFYTHDKNGKMIAPFDWTDVAELDYKNSNLRKAMIEDMKYWVKEFNVDGFRCDVAAEVPTDFWENAKVELNKIKPVFMLAEAEKPELMKRAFDMQYAWEGHHILNGIAQGKKTVKDFDAYIEKTRKTLQPDDIYMNFTSNHDENSWNGTEYERMGDAVETFAALIYTMPGMPLIYNGQEYDLNKRLRFFEKDTIPHSVGKMMSVYEKLGKLKVENPALKGGKTLASYTRLQTSADDKILAFERESNGKKVIFIANLTKDSQNAKIQAEGTFKDYMSNQEMILVKDQNIELKPWQYLILTN from the coding sequence ATGAAAAAAATAGTTATCAGTGCATTGATAATTACTTCTTTAGTGAGTTGTAAAAAAGAAGTTGAGCCTAAAACAGAAACTGCAAAATCAGACATTGAAGCTGTATCTCCTGCTTTAGCAGACAACGCGATCATTTATGAGGCAAATATTCGTCAGTACTCTCCAGAAGGGACCTTTAATGCATTTACGCAAGACATTCCTAAACTAAAGAAACTTGGAGTGAAAATACTTTGGCTAATGCCAATTTATGAAATTGGGTATAAAAATCGTAAAGCAAAAGGTGATCTTTCAATTGAGCAAATTACAGATACTATTGAAAAACAAAAATATTTAGGAAGTCCTTATTCGGTAAAAGATTATAGAAGTGTTAATCCTAATTATGGTACTAAAGAAGATTTTCAAAAGCTAGTAAAAACAGCTCATAAAAACGGAATTTATGTTATACTGGATTGGGTAGCTAATCATACCGCTTGGGATCATCCATGGGTTACTATGCATAATGATTTTTATACTCATGATAAAAATGGGAAAATGATAGCGCCTTTTGATTGGACAGATGTAGCCGAATTAGATTATAAAAACTCTAATCTTCGAAAAGCAATGATTGAAGACATGAAGTATTGGGTTAAGGAATTTAATGTTGATGGTTTTAGATGTGACGTTGCCGCTGAGGTACCAACTGATTTCTGGGAAAATGCAAAGGTTGAATTAAATAAAATTAAACCTGTTTTTATGTTAGCCGAGGCAGAAAAGCCGGAATTAATGAAAAGGGCTTTTGATATGCAATATGCATGGGAAGGGCATCATATTTTGAATGGAATTGCTCAAGGTAAAAAAACAGTAAAAGATTTTGATGCTTACATTGAAAAGACAAGAAAAACACTTCAGCCTGATGATATTTACATGAATTTCACGTCTAACCATGACGAAAATTCTTGGAACGGAACAGAGTATGAGCGTATGGGTGATGCTGTAGAAACTTTTGCAGCTTTGATATACACCATGCCTGGAATGCCTCTTATTTATAATGGTCAGGAATATGATCTAAATAAAAGATTACGTTTTTTTGAAAAAGATACTATTCCGCATTCAGTTGGAAAAATGATGTCTGTTTATGAAAAACTTGGAAAGTTAAAAGTAGAAAATCCAGCACTAAAAGGAGGAAAAACTCTGGCTTCATATACTAGATTACAGACTTCTGCGGATGATAAAATTCTGGCTTTTGAGCGTGAGAGTAATGGTAAAAAAGTAATTTTCATAGCTAATCTTACAAAAGACAGTCAAAATGCAAAAATTCAGGCTGAGGGTACTTTTAAAGATTATATGAGTAATCAAGAAATGATTTTGGTTAAAGACCAAAACATAGAATTAAAGCCTTGGCAGTATTTGATTTTAACGAATTAA